One genomic window of Arachis stenosperma cultivar V10309 chromosome 10, arast.V10309.gnm1.PFL2, whole genome shotgun sequence includes the following:
- the LOC130954828 gene encoding NAC domain-containing protein 73 — protein MAWCNETHEKEIIASNNSTITLRPKSDQEIRNISCPSCSHNIQIIQEQGGIHELPGLPAGVKFDPNDIEILEHLEAKVMSHVPNLHPLIDEFIPTLQDENGICYTHPEKLPGVKKDGQIRHFFHRPSKAYTTGTRKRRKVHTDEDGSETRWHKTGKTRAVVAGGLVKGFKKILVLYTNYGRQKKPEKTNWVMHQYHLGSNEEERDGELVVSKVFYQTQPRQCGNSIVIKEDDDDLPYGKILMMNNSKKHKNNNDVAAPVVDYYINYDHVEHHHNHNHNSQRCSSPTQLIPNLVLQGDSSSLFRFASSSLDGNANKTRLFERKL, from the exons ATGGCATGGTGCAATGAGACTCATGAGAAAGAGATCATTGCTTCCAATAATAGTACTATTACTCTTAGACCTAAATCCGACCAAGAAATTCGAAACATAAGTTGCCCCTCATGTAGCCATAACATTCAAATAATCCAAGAGCAG GGTGGAATTCATGAGTTGCCGGGGTTACCAGCTGGAGTGAAGTTTGACCCAAATGACATTGAAATATTGGAGCATTTGGAGGCAAAAGTTATGTCTCATGTGCCCAACCTTCATCCTCTCATTGATGAGTTCATACCAACGCTTCAAGACGAGAATGGCATCTGTTATACACACCCAGAGAAACTACCAG GAGTAAAGAAAGATGGGCAGATTCGGCACTTCTTCCACAGGCCTTCAAAAGCATACACAACAGGAACAAGGAAGAGAAGAAAGGTTCACACCGATGAAGATGGAAGCGAAACAAGGTGGCACAAAACCGGAAAAACAAGAGCGGTGGTGGCCGGCGGCCTAGTCAAGGGTTTCAAGAAGATTCTAGTACTATACACCAACTATGGGAGGCAAAAAAAGCCTGAGAAAACTAACTGGGTGATGCATCAATACCATCTTGgaagcaatgaagaagaaagagatggaGAACTAGTAGTTTCAAAAGTGTTCTACCAAACACAACCTAGACAATGCGGCAATTCCATTGTTATaaaggaagatgatgatgatCTTCCCTATGGAAAGATATTGATGATGAATAACAGTAAGAAgcacaaaaataataatgatgtTGCTGCTCCTGTTGTGGACTACTACATAAACTATGACCATGTTGAGCATCATCATAATCACAATCATAATAGCCAAAGATGTTCATCACCTACTCAACTTATTCCAAACTTGGTTCTCCAAGGTGattcctcttctctttttcgCTTTGCTTCATCATCACTGGATGGGAATGCCAACAAAACAAGACTTTTTGAGAGAAAGTTGTAG